Proteins from a genomic interval of Bos mutus isolate GX-2022 chromosome 15, NWIPB_WYAK_1.1, whole genome shotgun sequence:
- the LOC102270430 gene encoding membrane-spanning 4-domains subfamily A member 7, giving the protein MPSPLKLMTKRALDAFTPKGVVISKREKPGPVYQKDDLPKGLPKEATVLGIIQILCFLVISSLGVILVSVPNSSQLSPAISSILMTGYPFLGALCFAITGTVSIISGKKSNKPFAINSLIFSAVSSVAAGVGLILLAGSLVALSTASQQCDSGRDYLSSLPYSTYYYSIYDVKDCLLTSVDLTGVLLVMLSFTVLELLAAAYASVFWWKRSTVTALRSSSHE; this is encoded by the exons ATGCCATCACCGCTCAAGCTCATGACCAAGCGAGCCCTCGATGCCTTCACTCCAAAGGGCGTCGTTATTTCCAAAAGAGAGAAGCCTGGACCCGTCTACCAGAAAGATGACCTGCCAAAAGGTCTGCCAAAAGAAGCCACAGTTCTCGGA ATCATCCAGATCCTGTGTTTCCTGGTGATTTCAAGTTTGGGGGTCATCTTGGTTTCTGTTCCCAATTcttcccagctcagcccagcaaTTTCCAGCATTCTGATGACTGGGTACCCatttttaggagctctgtgt TTTGCCATTACCGGAACCGTCTCAATTAtctctggaaaaaaatcaaataagccTTTT GCCATAAACAGCCTCATCTTCAGTGCAGTGAGCTCTGTGGCTGCTGGAGTGGGCCTCATCCTCCTCGCTGGCAGCCTGGTAGCCCTGAGTACGGCCTCCCAGCAGTGTGACTCCGGAAGGGATTACCTATCCTCGCTGCCTTATTCGACGTACTATTACTCGATATATGACGTCAAGGACTGTCTCCTGACCAGTGTCGATCTAACA GGTGTCCTGCTGGTGATGCTCAGCTTCACGGTGCTGGAGCTCTTAGCAGCTGCATACGCTTCTGTCTTTTGGTGGAAACGGTCGACTGTGACAGCCCTGCGTTCATCCAGTCACGAATAA